A portion of the Chryseobacterium tructae genome contains these proteins:
- a CDS encoding T9SS type A sorting domain-containing protein — MKIWAGNYYSVAIKADGTLWTWGDNYYGQLGDGTNANKNTPTQVGTAADWVNIAAGDDYVLAIRSNGTLWSWGYNYYGQLGDGTFIKKDTPIQIGTENDWQIVASGSSHSLAIKTNGTLWSWGKNNEGELGDGTKINKKVPIQIGTDTNWKNIEGGLSHTVAVKTDGTFWAWGNNTFGQLGDGTAISKITPIQIGTATDWKSIKANRYHSSVGIKTNGTLWAWGNNQNGQLGDGTKMDRWDPTQIGTATNRKSVSANMNNRLVIDNNGFLSGCGFNNYGQLGDGTNIQKPIFVPVACPTSSLAVAEISEKTEDKLKVYPNPVQDILTISYDQKILSVTIYNAAGQLILTKAINDTKGTIDASGFVSGVYLVKINAVNEFVKTVKVIKR, encoded by the coding sequence GTGAAAATATGGGCTGGAAACTATTATTCCGTAGCAATTAAAGCAGATGGAACGCTATGGACATGGGGAGATAACTACTATGGTCAATTAGGCGATGGAACGAATGCTAATAAAAACACTCCAACACAAGTAGGAACAGCTGCAGATTGGGTAAATATTGCTGCTGGAGATGATTATGTACTTGCCATAAGATCAAATGGTACCCTTTGGTCATGGGGCTATAACTATTATGGTCAATTAGGTGATGGCACCTTTATAAAGAAAGATACACCCATCCAAATCGGAACAGAAAATGATTGGCAAATTGTTGCTAGTGGTTCATCTCATTCCCTTGCTATTAAAACAAATGGAACATTATGGAGCTGGGGGAAAAATAATGAAGGAGAATTGGGAGACGGAACTAAAATCAATAAAAAGGTACCTATTCAAATAGGCACCGATACGAATTGGAAAAATATTGAGGGTGGTCTTAGCCATACGGTAGCTGTAAAAACAGATGGCACTTTTTGGGCTTGGGGTAATAATACCTTCGGACAATTAGGAGATGGTACTGCAATTTCGAAAATTACCCCAATACAAATTGGAACGGCAACAGATTGGAAGAGTATTAAAGCTAACCGTTACCATTCTTCAGTAGGAATCAAAACAAATGGAACACTCTGGGCTTGGGGTAATAACCAGAATGGGCAATTAGGTGATGGAACGAAAATGGATAGATGGGATCCAACCCAAATAGGAACAGCTACCAATAGAAAAAGCGTTTCAGCCAATATGAATAACAGGCTTGTAATAGATAATAATGGATTTTTATCAGGCTGTGGCTTTAATAACTATGGACAGCTAGGAGATGGTACAAATATTCAAAAACCGATTTTTGTACCTGTTGCCTGCCCTACAAGTAGTTTAGCTGTTGCAGAAATTTCAGAAAAAACAGAAGATAAGCTGAAAGTCTATCCAAATCCGGTACAGGATATCCTGACGATCTCATATGATCAGAAGATTCTTTCAGTAACCATTTACAATGCAGCAGGACAGCTAATTCTTACAAAAGCGATTAATGATACTAAAGGAACCATTGATGCTTCCGGATTTGTATCAGGAGTGTATTTAGTTAAGATAAATGCTGTGAATGAATTTGTTAAAACAGTAAAAGTGATCAAACGATAA
- a CDS encoding RCC1 domain-containing protein encodes MRKILLLFVFISLHSFAQCWQSLSAGSDHSVGLKSDGTLWAWGGNSNGQLGDGTIISTNVPTRIGTGNNWKEIEAGSRYTIALKTDGTLWVWGYNYNGQLGDGTLTDKWIPTQVGTATNWKSISTGSLHTLALKTDGSLWGWGTNVYGEIGDGTTINKNVPTQIGTETDWQSIATGGLHSLALKTNGTLWAWGYNAKGQLGEGSTGTKLSPIQVGIGTNWKIIKAGNSHSLGIKTDGTLWAWGENSQSQLGDGTAVNRITPKQIGTETNWLNVATRGLFTLANKTDGTLWSWGDNTSGQLGNGTSGTTNVALPVQVGSSSDNMSISTGFNHVLIKPWMAY; translated from the coding sequence ATGAGGAAAATACTTTTATTATTTGTATTCATTAGTTTACATTCTTTTGCTCAATGTTGGCAAAGTCTTAGCGCAGGAAGTGATCATTCGGTAGGACTCAAATCAGACGGAACATTATGGGCTTGGGGTGGTAATTCTAATGGACAGCTTGGAGATGGAACCATCATTTCAACAAATGTACCTACCCGAATAGGAACAGGCAATAATTGGAAGGAAATTGAGGCAGGAAGTAGATATACAATAGCCCTAAAAACAGATGGTACACTATGGGTTTGGGGATATAATTACAACGGGCAATTGGGGGATGGAACTCTAACTGATAAATGGATCCCAACTCAAGTAGGAACAGCAACGAATTGGAAGAGTATTAGTACCGGTAGCCTTCACACTTTAGCACTCAAAACAGATGGATCGCTTTGGGGCTGGGGAACCAATGTGTATGGAGAAATAGGAGATGGTACAACCATTAATAAGAATGTACCTACTCAAATAGGAACAGAAACAGACTGGCAAAGTATTGCAACAGGGGGACTGCATAGTCTTGCCCTCAAAACAAATGGAACGCTTTGGGCTTGGGGATATAATGCGAAGGGGCAATTAGGGGAAGGATCTACAGGAACAAAACTTAGCCCAATCCAAGTCGGAATAGGGACTAATTGGAAAATTATCAAGGCTGGAAACTCTCATTCTTTAGGAATTAAAACAGATGGAACGCTTTGGGCTTGGGGCGAGAATAGCCAATCACAATTAGGGGATGGTACTGCCGTTAATAGAATTACGCCAAAACAGATCGGAACAGAAACGAATTGGCTTAATGTAGCTACTAGAGGATTATTTACATTGGCGAATAAAACAGACGGTACTCTTTGGTCATGGGGTGACAATACCTCGGGGCAGCTGGGTAACGGGACAAGTGGAACAACCAATGTTGCATTACCTGTACAAGTAGGATCCTCTTCAGACAATATGTCTATTTCTACCGGATTTAATCATGTTCTTATTAAACCATGGATGGCTTATTAA
- a CDS encoding T9SS type A sorting domain-containing protein yields the protein MDGLLKVGGRNDVGQLGDGTHDQKNTLTAVVCPSSCPPPMQLSANNITSGTATLNWASPTPVPAGGYLYFYSTYPFVGGLSGTTLSASANLTNLLSNTPYYWWVAAHCGSSQGNWISGGSFTTLPPTTIGCWESVSTGMYHSVGLKTDGSLWAWGYNYDGQLGDGTTISKNIPIRIGTDNNWLKIAAGSLHSLGLKTDGTLWSWGYNSNGELGDGTTTNKMTPAQIGTDTDWVSIAAGDFYTVALKSNGTLWAWGLNAHGQLGDGTNIGKTVPVQIGTANNWKTITPASRHTLAIKTDGTLWTWGYNVYGQLGDGSTSNKNTPTQIGTGTNWENVAGGFHHSIGLKTDGTLWAWGDNSSGQLGDGTQTGKLIPTQIGTATDWKSISADKFSSSGGIKTNGTFWGWGNNRNGQLGDGTNDDRFVPTQIGTATDTKSISINMYNRFVINNNGFLSSCGSNDRGQLGDGTNIPKIIFTPVSCPVSTLAVAEVSTKLDQLKVYPNPVQDILTVSLDQKIFMVTVYNTVGQVILTKAINDTKGTIDLSVLTAGVYLVKVSAANDFAKTVKVIKR from the coding sequence ATGGATGGCTTATTAAAAGTTGGTGGACGAAATGATGTTGGGCAGTTAGGGGATGGTACACATGATCAAAAAAATACACTTACCGCAGTTGTTTGTCCTTCAAGTTGTCCTCCTCCGATGCAGCTTTCAGCAAACAATATTACTTCGGGAACAGCTACTCTTAATTGGGCAAGTCCAACACCAGTACCCGCCGGGGGATATCTATATTTCTATAGTACTTATCCGTTTGTGGGTGGGTTGTCTGGAACAACTCTTTCCGCATCAGCTAATTTGACAAACTTATTATCTAACACCCCTTATTATTGGTGGGTAGCTGCTCATTGTGGCTCCAGCCAGGGGAATTGGATATCAGGAGGCTCCTTCACCACACTCCCTCCAACTACAATAGGCTGTTGGGAAAGTGTAAGCACAGGGATGTATCACTCAGTAGGACTCAAAACAGACGGCTCATTATGGGCTTGGGGATATAATTATGATGGCCAATTGGGAGATGGAACTACAATTTCAAAAAATATCCCGATACGAATAGGAACCGATAATAATTGGCTGAAAATAGCAGCCGGTTCTTTACATTCACTGGGACTCAAAACAGATGGAACACTCTGGAGCTGGGGATATAATTCAAATGGAGAACTAGGTGATGGAACGACAACCAATAAAATGACTCCAGCCCAAATCGGGACAGATACAGACTGGGTAAGTATTGCTGCTGGGGATTTTTACACAGTTGCTTTAAAATCAAATGGAACGCTTTGGGCGTGGGGGCTTAATGCTCATGGGCAATTAGGAGACGGAACAAATATTGGCAAAACTGTACCTGTACAAATCGGAACAGCAAATAATTGGAAAACGATCACACCCGCTTCAAGACATACTCTTGCTATTAAAACAGATGGAACGCTTTGGACATGGGGTTATAATGTATATGGGCAACTAGGTGATGGAAGTACAAGTAATAAAAATACACCTACGCAAATAGGAACGGGTACGAATTGGGAAAATGTTGCGGGAGGATTTCATCATTCGATAGGTCTCAAAACAGATGGAACGCTTTGGGCCTGGGGTGATAATTCCAGTGGACAACTGGGTGACGGAACTCAAACGGGTAAATTGATTCCAACACAGATTGGGACAGCAACAGATTGGAAGAGTATCAGTGCAGATAAATTTAGCTCTTCTGGAGGAATAAAAACGAATGGCACTTTTTGGGGCTGGGGAAATAATCGTAATGGCCAATTAGGAGATGGTACAAATGACGACAGATTTGTTCCTACTCAAATTGGAACAGCTACCGATACCAAAAGTATTTCCATAAATATGTATAATAGATTTGTGATCAACAACAATGGATTTTTATCAAGTTGTGGTAGTAATGACAGAGGACAACTAGGAGATGGTACTAATATTCCAAAAATAATTTTTACACCCGTTTCTTGTCCTGTAAGTACTTTAGCGGTTGCCGAAGTCTCAACAAAGCTGGATCAGCTGAAAGTGTATCCAAATCCGGTACAGGATATTTTAACGGTTTCACTTGACCAAAAGATTTTTATGGTAACGGTTTATAATACTGTTGGACAGGTGATCCTTACAAAAGCTATTAATGATACTAAAGGAACAATTGATCTCTCTGTTTTAACAGCCGGAGTATATCTGGTGAAAGTAAGTGCAGCGAATGATTTTGCTAAAACAGTAAAAGTGATCAAACGATAA
- a CDS encoding RCC1 domain-containing protein: MPGGSFKTLPTTETGCWQSVSGGYSHSVGIKKDGTLWAWGRNEYGQLGIGYVDSQSTPKQIGTANSWKKASAGHYHSAAIKADGTLWTWGGNNYGQLGSGVGFMQVTPMQIGAATDWVDVASGDSYVIALNQMEHFGHGDVMIMVN, from the coding sequence ATGCCGGGAGGATCTTTTAAAACACTTCCAACAACTGAAACAGGATGTTGGCAAAGTGTAAGTGGAGGATATAGTCATTCAGTAGGAATTAAAAAAGATGGAACATTATGGGCCTGGGGACGTAATGAATACGGGCAACTTGGGATTGGATATGTTGACTCTCAAAGCACCCCAAAACAAATTGGAACTGCAAATAGTTGGAAAAAAGCAAGTGCAGGGCATTATCATAGTGCTGCCATTAAAGCAGATGGAACATTGTGGACATGGGGTGGAAATAATTATGGTCAATTAGGCAGTGGAGTAGGATTTATGCAAGTTACCCCAATGCAAATAGGAGCAGCAACAGACTGGGTAGATGTTGCTTCTGGAGATTCTTACGTTATAGCTTTAAATCAAATGGAACACTTTGGGCATGGGGACGTAATGATTATGGTCAATTAG
- a CDS encoding LytR/AlgR family response regulator transcription factor, translating to MKYLIVEDEHFAYLELQRMMGRLCPNYTLVTRTESVTDTVHFLKNNQVDLILMDIRLADGNCFEIFEQLEVLVPIIFTTAYDEYAIRAFKLNSIDYLLKPVEEEDLLTALKKLEQQNKEKERKIDYKKIEEALLGHHKKNRFLIQLGDTYTHIDIHDIAFFYSEEKVVFLHTFSDRKFVIDYTLNQLEGELDKKSFFRVSRNCFANIMSIKKVSKYFNSRLKLTFQPDCPHEILVSRERVPDFLKWLDGQN from the coding sequence ATGAAATATCTGATCGTAGAAGATGAACATTTTGCGTACTTAGAACTACAACGTATGATGGGACGGCTCTGTCCAAATTATACGCTGGTTACCAGAACAGAATCTGTAACAGATACTGTTCATTTTCTCAAAAATAATCAGGTAGATCTTATTCTGATGGACATTCGTCTAGCCGATGGAAACTGCTTTGAAATCTTTGAACAGCTTGAAGTCTTAGTACCTATTATTTTTACTACCGCTTATGATGAGTATGCTATCAGGGCTTTCAAATTAAATAGCATCGATTATCTGTTGAAGCCTGTTGAAGAAGAAGATCTATTAACAGCTCTGAAAAAACTAGAACAGCAGAACAAGGAAAAAGAAAGAAAAATTGATTATAAAAAAATAGAAGAAGCATTGTTGGGGCATCACAAAAAAAATCGTTTTCTTATTCAGCTTGGTGATACCTATACTCATATAGACATTCATGATATTGCTTTTTTTTATAGTGAGGAAAAAGTCGTGTTTCTGCATACATTTTCCGACAGGAAGTTTGTGATTGATTATACCTTAAACCAACTTGAAGGCGAATTAGACAAAAAATCATTTTTCCGGGTTTCACGGAATTGTTTTGCCAATATTATGTCTATTAAAAAGGTTTCCAAATACTTCAACAGCCGATTAAAACTTACATTCCAGCCGGATTGTCCACATGAAATTTTAGTCAGCCGTGAGCGAGTGCCGGATTTTCTTAAATGGCTAGACGGACAGAACTGA
- a CDS encoding porin family protein, whose translation MKKQVILSIFATGTLLMGTVSVKAQKKMSLGLKGGVNSTFYKYDSESPYSKSSPELGGSAGGFIKYDFGSWFAIQSDLMLHYRNSEMENKFTGEKSKLESYDLELPVYGIFQYKLGTGKFFFGIGPYMGYGISAKMGDRDMYSKDTEGKSPLKHLNYGAAAMCGYDFGHFQISASYVSQYGIGSMSNISALKRQAFGLEIGYSL comes from the coding sequence ATGAAAAAGCAAGTGATTTTATCAATTTTTGCTACAGGAACACTTCTTATGGGCACCGTTTCAGTAAAAGCCCAGAAAAAAATGTCTTTAGGACTTAAAGGTGGTGTCAATTCTACCTTCTATAAGTATGATTCAGAGAGTCCGTATTCAAAAAGTTCGCCGGAATTGGGTGGCTCTGCCGGAGGGTTTATAAAGTATGATTTCGGCAGTTGGTTTGCGATTCAGTCTGATCTGATGTTACATTACCGGAATTCTGAAATGGAAAATAAGTTCACCGGAGAGAAATCCAAATTAGAATCCTATGATCTGGAACTGCCTGTGTATGGCATTTTTCAATATAAATTAGGAACAGGTAAATTCTTTTTCGGAATTGGACCTTACATGGGATATGGAATAAGTGCTAAAATGGGTGATAGAGATATGTATAGTAAGGATACAGAAGGCAAATCACCATTGAAACACCTTAATTATGGCGCTGCTGCCATGTGTGGTTATGATTTTGGACACTTTCAGATCAGTGCTTCCTATGTATCACAATACGGAATAGGATCCATGAGCAATATTTCAGCT
- a CDS encoding 5-fold beta-flower protein, with amino-acid sequence MKKILFIGFLVFSFYALKAQTIESGSHSTTGYIKSDGTIENSSHSTVGYIKSDGTIENKSHSTIGYIKSDGTIENKNHSTVGYVKKDGTIENSSHSTIGYIKDNGTVENSSHSTIGYANGIKKEWAAVVYFFFKLN; translated from the coding sequence ATGAAGAAAATACTATTTATCGGCTTCTTAGTATTCAGTTTTTACGCTCTAAAAGCACAAACCATAGAATCTGGAAGCCACAGTACAACAGGCTATATCAAATCAGATGGAACCATTGAAAACAGCAGCCATTCCACAGTGGGATATATCAAGTCTGACGGAACAATTGAGAATAAAAGCCATTCAACAATCGGCTATATCAAAAGCGATGGAACCATAGAAAACAAGAATCATTCTACAGTAGGGTACGTTAAAAAAGACGGCACCATAGAAAACAGCAGTCATTCAACCATTGGATATATCAAAGATAATGGCACTGTAGAAAACAGTAGCCACAGTACTATTGGATATGCTAATGGTATCAAAAAAGAATGGGCAGCCGTAGTGTATTTCTTTTTTAAACTGAATTAA
- a CDS encoding RCC1 domain-containing protein, whose translation MKNYIYSIIALLMAMLCPAQLYVSQAEYFWDNDPGAGNGTAVLASDGSFNSAFEQLTKTGIATPGNGLHKLSIRIKDNTGAWGPVFTNVINVQQNQTSTILALSQAEYFWDTDPGTGNGTPVLAADGSFDSAFEQLTKTGIATPGNGLHKLSVRIKDNAGVWGPVFTNVINVQQNQTSTILALSQAEYFWDTDPGTGNGTPVLAADGNFDSSFEQLTKTGIALPANGLHVFNIRIKDNTGVWGPVFKNVINVETPASSGCWESLSAGRQHSLGIKADGTLWAWGNNQVGQLGDGATLNRNVAVQIGTATNWKSVSAGEQYTVALKTDGTLWAWGSNFDGQLGNGTKTDRYAPVQVGTANNWKSISAGSFHILALKTDGTLWAWGRNQYGQLGDGTNTGKLVPTQIGTATNWRSADAGALHSLAIKTDGTIWSWGYNGSGQLGYGNSAYTYIPTQIGTTNDWKTISAGSFYSTALKTNGTLWTWGSNLSGELGDGTTANKNTPKQIGTETNWLNINAGSSTTFATKTDGTLWIWGSPFHTQTGGIDNTLPRQVNSSSDNMQMAVGESHILVKALDGSLKVYGSNIYGQLGNGTDGLNNGTGTFISIECPSNCAPQTQLLANNITATTATLNWTTSTPASNGYMYLTAQAHLLAVLMGKLILTKLT comes from the coding sequence ATGAAGAATTATATCTATAGTATCATTGCTCTGCTTATGGCAATGCTGTGCCCGGCACAGTTGTATGTAAGCCAAGCTGAATATTTCTGGGATAATGATCCGGGAGCTGGAAACGGTACTGCTGTTTTGGCTTCCGATGGGAGTTTCAACAGTGCTTTTGAACAATTGACTAAAACAGGAATTGCCACACCCGGTAATGGTTTACATAAACTCTCTATCCGTATTAAAGATAATACCGGAGCTTGGGGGCCTGTTTTTACGAATGTTATTAATGTTCAGCAAAATCAGACATCCACCATACTAGCCCTTTCTCAGGCTGAATATTTTTGGGATACCGATCCGGGAACCGGAAACGGAACTCCGGTATTGGCTGCTGATGGAAGTTTTGACAGTGCTTTCGAGCAACTAACCAAAACAGGAATTGCTACACCAGGTAATGGGTTACACAAATTATCTGTTCGTATCAAGGATAATGCGGGAGTTTGGGGGCCTGTTTTTACGAATGTTATTAATGTTCAGCAAAATCAGACATCCACCATACTAGCCCTTTCTCAGGCTGAATACTTCTGGGATACCGATCCGGGGACAGGAAATGGTACTCCGGTATTGGCGGCTGATGGGAACTTTGACAGTTCTTTTGAGCAACTGACTAAAACAGGAATTGCCTTGCCTGCTAATGGCTTGCATGTATTCAATATTCGTATTAAAGACAATACGGGTGTTTGGGGGCCTGTTTTTAAAAATGTGATTAATGTTGAAACTCCGGCTTCCTCAGGTTGTTGGGAAAGTCTTAGTGCAGGGCGTCAGCATTCGCTTGGAATAAAAGCAGATGGAACATTATGGGCATGGGGTAATAATCAGGTTGGACAACTTGGAGATGGTGCTACTCTTAACAGAAATGTTGCAGTTCAAATCGGAACCGCAACGAACTGGAAAAGTGTTAGTGCTGGCGAGCAGTATACAGTAGCTCTTAAGACAGATGGAACGCTATGGGCATGGGGCAGTAATTTTGATGGCCAGCTTGGAAATGGAACTAAAACTGACAGATATGCTCCAGTTCAGGTAGGAACTGCAAATAATTGGAAAAGTATTAGTGCTGGAAGCTTCCATATTTTAGCTCTTAAAACAGATGGAACACTTTGGGCTTGGGGAAGAAATCAGTATGGACAATTAGGTGACGGTACAAATACTGGAAAATTAGTGCCTACACAAATTGGAACAGCAACAAACTGGCGAAGTGCTGACGCAGGTGCACTGCATTCTCTCGCTATAAAAACGGATGGAACAATTTGGAGTTGGGGCTATAATGGAAGTGGGCAATTAGGCTATGGAAACAGTGCATATACGTATATTCCAACGCAAATCGGAACTACAAATGATTGGAAAACTATAAGTGCCGGAAGTTTCTACTCTACTGCACTTAAAACAAATGGAACGCTATGGACTTGGGGTAGTAATCTTTCTGGAGAGTTAGGAGATGGAACGACTGCTAATAAAAATACTCCAAAACAAATAGGGACGGAAACCAATTGGTTAAATATAAATGCTGGCTCCAGTACTACTTTTGCAACCAAAACAGATGGAACACTTTGGATATGGGGTAGCCCTTTCCATACACAGACTGGTGGTATAGATAATACATTACCTAGACAAGTGAATTCCTCGTCGGATAATATGCAGATGGCTGTGGGCGAATCTCATATTCTTGTAAAAGCGCTTGATGGTTCTTTAAAAGTCTATGGTTCTAATATATATGGTCAATTAGGTAATGGCACGGATGGTCTGAATAATGGTACGGGTACGTTTATTTCCATTGAGTGCCCTTCAAATTGTGCTCCTCAAACACAACTTTTAGCAAACAATATCACCGCTACAACCGCTACTCTTAACTGGACAACATCAACACCAGCTTCTAATGGGTATATGTATCTTACAGCACAAGCCCACTTGTTGGCGGTATTGATGGGAAAACTTATTCTAACAAAGTTGACTTAA
- a CDS encoding winged helix-turn-helix transcriptional regulator, which yields MKNEIFICHNCPMTRTMATIGTKWKPIIIYTIGLKKKRFGQIFALMGIISKKVLTEQLKELVEDKIVIREEFNEMPPRVEYSLSEKGIELLAILNQLTLWNQKHQELEQHNEHS from the coding sequence ATGAAAAACGAAATTTTCATATGCCATAACTGCCCTATGACCCGAACAATGGCCACCATTGGAACCAAGTGGAAGCCTATCATTATTTACACCATTGGTTTAAAGAAAAAAAGGTTCGGACAGATCTTTGCCCTGATGGGAATTATCTCTAAAAAAGTATTAACAGAGCAGCTCAAAGAACTCGTTGAAGACAAAATTGTCATTCGTGAAGAATTCAATGAAATGCCACCACGGGTAGAATATTCTTTAAGCGAAAAGGGAATAGAACTTTTGGCCATCCTTAATCAGCTCACATTGTGGAACCAGAAACACCAGGAACTGGAACAGCATAATGAACACTCATAA
- a CDS encoding sensor histidine kinase: MKKIDKKHSIAFVLIVTTLLVFFYYVFQILTGKERNFSDFFVINLLPFVCIAFIDFLIINSIYKYLKTRNIYLHVALDLFISSLFSVFIIFLVNLLLLGGSALKSSPEIIKSGIFIILWNSVVVLLIEIFFYNQQQIDAENKIAIMEKERIQYQYDTLKAQINPHFLFNSLNVLSSLAYEDAEKANLFAKKMSGVYRYLLLTNERPLVTLQEELTFLDSYIFLEQIRFGDNLRVEVSNKAELHRKVIPVSLQLLVENAVKHNVTTLINL, translated from the coding sequence ATGAAAAAAATAGATAAAAAACATAGTATTGCCTTTGTGCTTATCGTAACAACATTGCTTGTGTTTTTCTACTATGTTTTTCAGATACTAACCGGAAAAGAAAGAAATTTTTCAGATTTTTTTGTCATCAATTTACTCCCCTTCGTATGTATAGCATTTATTGATTTTCTTATTATTAATAGTATTTATAAATATTTAAAAACAAGAAATATATATCTGCATGTTGCCCTGGATCTGTTTATTTCCTCCTTATTTTCTGTATTCATAATTTTTCTGGTTAATCTTTTACTTTTAGGCGGATCCGCATTGAAGAGCAGTCCGGAAATTATTAAATCAGGAATTTTTATTATTCTTTGGAATAGCGTTGTTGTATTGCTCATTGAAATTTTCTTTTATAATCAACAACAAATTGATGCTGAAAACAAAATAGCCATCATGGAAAAAGAAAGGATACAATATCAATATGATACCCTGAAAGCACAGATCAATCCCCATTTTTTATTCAACAGCCTGAATGTTTTGTCTTCTTTAGCATACGAAGATGCAGAGAAAGCGAATCTGTTTGCTAAAAAAATGTCAGGGGTTTATCGTTATTTATTATTGACAAATGAAAGACCGCTGGTTACTCTTCAGGAAGAACTCACCTTTCTAGATTCATATATATTTTTGGAACAGATCCGATTTGGAGACAATTTGCGTGTGGAGGTTAGTAATAAAGCAGAACTGCATCGGAAAGTAATTCCTGTAAGTCTGCAATTGCTGGTGGAGAATGCTGTAAAGCATAACGTTACAACTTTGATAAACCTTTAA
- a CDS encoding T9SS type A sorting domain-containing protein, whose protein sequence is MIDKNVPIQIGSANNWKMVAPGIEHTLAIKTDGTLWAWGNNYYGQLGDGSTTKRMSPIQVGTASNWKSIGVGNAHSQGIKTNGTLWTWGFSGALGDGTNTDRVTPAQIGTATNWQSVGGGWYNCTGLKTDGTLWAWGLNFYGELGDGTQISNSTPVQIGTAADKQSIAVGTKRIFAIDTNGFLSGCGDNSYGGIGDGTYFFRKIFVPVACPTSSLAVAEVATKADQLKVYPNPVQDILTVSLDQKILLVTVYNAAGQLILTKAINDTKGKIDFTALSSGVYLVKVTAANDFAKTVKVIKR, encoded by the coding sequence ATGATAGATAAAAATGTACCAATCCAAATTGGATCTGCAAATAATTGGAAAATGGTTGCCCCTGGTATCGAGCATACTCTTGCTATAAAAACAGATGGAACACTATGGGCCTGGGGTAATAATTATTATGGGCAGTTAGGAGATGGAAGTACAACAAAAAGAATGTCTCCTATTCAGGTAGGAACCGCTTCGAACTGGAAAAGTATTGGTGTGGGCAATGCGCATTCACAAGGAATAAAAACAAATGGCACACTATGGACTTGGGGCTTCTCAGGAGCACTAGGAGATGGTACTAATACTGATAGAGTTACTCCAGCTCAAATCGGAACAGCAACAAATTGGCAGAGTGTTGGCGGCGGCTGGTATAATTGTACAGGGCTCAAAACAGATGGTACACTATGGGCCTGGGGACTTAATTTCTATGGAGAGCTGGGAGATGGAACTCAAATCTCTAATAGTACTCCCGTACAAATAGGAACCGCTGCTGATAAACAAAGTATTGCAGTAGGTACTAAACGTATTTTTGCTATCGATACCAATGGATTCTTATCGGGTTGTGGTGACAATTCTTACGGTGGGATAGGAGATGGTACTTATTTTTTCAGGAAAATTTTTGTACCTGTTGCTTGTCCTACAAGCAGTCTAGCCGTTGCAGAAGTTGCAACAAAAGCAGATCAGCTGAAAGTGTATCCGAATCCGGTACAGGATATTTTAACGGTTTCACTTGATCAAAAGATTCTTTTGGTAACGGTTTACAATGCTGCAGGTCAGTTGATCCTTACCAAAGCAATCAATGATACAAAAGGAAAAATTGATTTCACTGCTTTATCATCAGGAGTGTATCTGGTGAAAGTAACTGCAGCGAATGATTTTGCTAAAACAGTAAAAGTGATCAAACGATAA